The window GCGTTTCCGCCCATCATGCCTCCCATTTGTTGGGCCAGCACAAATCCCATACCCATGCCCATTCCGGCACCTGCAGTTCCACCTTCGTTTTGTGCAGCAGCTTCGATGGCCTTTGCCGTCTTGAATTTGGTCAGTTTGTCCAAGTCCAATTTATCGATACGGCTGTACTCGAAGATTTCCTTTTTGAGGTCTTCGGGCATGGAAACGTTCTCGATATAGAATTTTTCCAAGGAAATACCTACACTTTCGAACTCAGGCGACATCACCTCGCGACAAGTGTCCGAAAGCTCGGTGGTGTTTGCTGCATAAAGCTCGATGGGAAGATTGGCTTGGCCAACGGTATTGGTAAAACGGGTGGCTATCAAACTTTTGAGGTGCTCATTGATTTCAAAATTGGTAAAGTTGCTGTCTGTACCAACGATATCCTTGATAAATTTTCCAGCATCGGAAATTTTGAAGGCATAGGTGCCAAAGGCGCGTATTTCTACCAGACCAAAGCGATCATCGCTCAAGGTGATTGGGCTCTTTGTTCCCCACTTTTCATCGGTAAAAAGGTGGGTGTTCACAAAGTACACTTCGGCCTTGAAGGGAGAGTTAAATCCATACTTCCACCCTTTTAGGGTCGCTAAAATGGGCAGGTTCTGTGTGGTGAGGTCGTAGGTGCCGGGCCCGAACACATCGGCCAATTGACCTTCGTTAATGAAAACGGCTGTCTGTCCTTCACGAACAATGAGCTTCGCACCGTTTTTTATTTCGTTTTGATATCGCTCGAAGCGATGCGCAATGGTGTCGTCGGTGTAATCCAACCACTCGACAATATCAATAAACTCGTTACTGAGCTTCTCCTTGATTTTTCCAAAAATATCCATGGGTATAGTGTTTAGTTGTTATCTCTTTAAAACTATTAAAAATCGGGAAGATTTCCTTTAAGTTAGTATGAAAACAATCCAAAATGTTACGGAATTTGTAGAAAAACTAGGCTTGAGTTTTTTCGAGTGATTTTTCTTCTAGTTGAAATAAAAGATCTTCTTTTTTGGATATTTCTCTTATAGTAAAAATTGCCAGCAAAGAGAGCGGAACGTCAAATACGATACCTAGCATATCGGCTTGCGTACTGGCCATCAGTTCTTCAAGTGTTTCTGCATTTAAACCTGATTTGAAAATATAACGTCCCAAAATACCTCCGATTATCCAAGCTGCCCACCAAAACCCTATGAGAATGGAGCTTTTCGAAATAGGTTTTTGTGAATGTTTTTCAATAAGCCTGCAATTTTCATCATCGATTTCTTTCATAATTTGATATGGCCGAAATAGATTGATTATTGGAACGAACCAGCTGCCTGCGGCCCAACCTTCGTCATATGTTGTATTCCCTCTACTATTTAAGTTGTAGTATGCCCTTCGAAACCATCTAATAAATAGAATAACTGAGGTTACGTACAAAACAATAGTAATAATCCCTACGACTCCTTCCCTTAAATCATTATTGGTTAGCTCATGTTCAGATACATAAAAACCTTCTTGAACTTTTAACAAAAGGTCATATTGAAGATAGGAGGATAACAAAGAAAATAGACTGAAACCCAGTATTGCCCAAATAAGGTATTGCGCCCATAGCGCTCTATTGGTATTGGGCCTTATGGCCTCTTTTGGTTTTCTTATATAAGTGTTTGATACATCTTGTTCAAAGTCTTGACATTCTCCTTCAAAATCCGCTTCCTTGCCTGTAAGGTTACATAGAAGTCCTTTATTAAAGTCGAGATAGCGGTTTTTGCATTGTTTGCAAGAAACCAGTCGTTCAGATCTTGTCATAATCATTGGTTAGTGATTTATTGAAACGAGCTTTATGTTTCGGTTATTGCCTATCCAATCTTAAAGGGACATATCTCTTATTCGGATTCTTATCGGATAAATAAGAATTAATGTTTTGCAATGGAATGCAATAGCGTATTTATATGGATGAAGAACCATTGGTAATCAAAACCTTAGGACTATCAATAATGATAAAAGCTTGTCATTCATTTATAGAAAAGGCAACAATAATGCTACAAACTGCTCAACTTAAATTATTTTTAGGCCACTATGGATAAAAATGTACTTGGGTCATCATTGATTTCATGCTGTTTGGAACCCAAAACGGGTTATTATCGGGATGGATTTTGTAAAACGGGTATCGACGATACAGGAAAACACGTGGTGTGCGCCATTATGACGGATGAGTTTTTACAGTTCTCAAAAAGCAAAGGGAACGATTTGATAACACCCATGCCCTTTTATCAATTTCCAGGCTTGAAAGCTGGGGACAAATGGTGCCTCTGTGCCTCACGTTGGAAAGAGGCCTATTTGGAGGGAGTTGCGCCACCTGTGGTATTGGAAGCTACCCATGAGAAAGCGCTAAAATACGTTTCGTTCGAGTCGTTATTGGAGCATAAGGCGTAGGAGGAAGTCCTCTGGTATCCTAATTTTTATTCACCCGGTATGTGATGTTCCTGTTGGTGATTACAGTAGCTATTACCGAGAGGGAGACATCGGCTTCATCGCAAAGCACACTGTTGTCCACAAACTCCATGCTACAGAGTGAGGGTGTAGAGGACCCAGAGCCATCCATGCGTTCGCCGATAATAATATCTGTGGCCAAACTACTGTCCAAAGGAGAATTTGGAGGGGCTACGGCATATACTGTGGAACTTCCGTTGGCTGTGTAGGTTACTTCCCCGGTAGCTTCGTTATAAGCTACGGAATACGGATTGTTTCCGCTCAAAAAATTCCCAAAATCTTGGGTAAAGGTTTCCGTAAGACCGGTTACGGAGTTGACCACGTCAATTTCCAATCCCATCTCATTGGGCCTAAAGTGATAGATTCTAAAATTACCCGCGGTAACAATATCAGCTTGACTTTCTTGATCTTGATATTCGAAGGAGACTTCAAAACTGGTAAAATTAAAAATACCTGAAGTGTTGGGCACCACAATATCAAAACCTGTTGATCCACCTGAGCCGGTAGGAAAATGTATCCCACAACCTGTTTGTGCTGCATTTGGGTTGACAGAGGTGGCGTTGGGACCAATGGTAGCTGTGGTTATGGTCGGAGTATCAAAATCAAAGCGGGAAACTACTTCGCTTGGCGAACCATCGTCGCAAACCCGATAGGTAAAGCTATCTGTTCCAATAAAACCTGCATTTGGGGTGTAGTCAAAACTACCATCGCTGTTCAGGTTCAAAACACCGTTGGCTACGTCAGCCACGGGCGTAGTTTGCACACTCATGGTGGCATTTCCGTTGGCATCTGAGTCATTTTGAAGCAAACCGTTGGATGCTGCAACGTTCAAAGTGCTGTTAAGTCCTGCCGTGTAGCTATCATCCGCTGCAACAGGTGCCGCTTTTTGGGCATGAAGCATAGCTGGAGTTATAAGGAATACAGCTAAAAGGGCTACTATAAATGAAAACTGATTGAGGTTTATCCTTTCCATACATTTTCGAAACTAGTCCATGGAAAAGGAGATGTGAAATTAATGTTGTGACTGTTAAAAAAACAGAGGTGACAGTACACTTTTAAGGTATTAATCCTCCGGAAGCCCACTATTTTGTGGGGAAACGCTGTAAGAGAAGACTGTCAAAACCTTGTTGTTGTGGAAGTTAAAGTATCCCTTTTTAAACTCATGCGAAGGTTCTGTCGGGGCTTCCATCAAGTTTGGTTCCCATTCACTTCGCGACCCAATTTTCCAAGATAGCCCCGAAGGCCCGGTTATTGACCTTTTACAACGCTAACCGTCACTAACAACTGACCCACATGACGTTGGCTATGTTCGGCAGCATGGAAAAGCAATCCGATTAGCGTTGTGGGCAGCTTTTTGCGGCCCACAAAACGTTCGTCGGTCAGGGTGTTTTCTGGAATGGTCTTGAAATAGATCAAAGCTTCATTCACTTTGTCCTCCAATGCCGAAATCAATTGTTCGCTGGTAGGTGCTCCTTCGCCATTCCCTTCATTTTTCAGGAATTCGAACTGTTCCTTCGTCAAGGGCTCTTGTTTGGCATAAGTTAGTAATCGGTCCAGTACCCCGGTCATGTGCCTAAGGTGGAATCCTACCGAGGCCCTGCCATAGGCTTTTTCCCAAAGCTGCTCTTCCGGGAACTTGGCCAAATATTCCTTTACTTCCCGCACGGACTGTAGCAAGGCATGTGCTGCTGGCTGTAAGAGTGCAGGGACATGGGGTACGGAACCGCTTAACCAATATTCCAAGGTGGAGGACATAGCGATTATTTAAAAGTCCCGATAATCACCAGCCAAAAACTGATTGGCTTTTTCTTCCTTGAATTGCGCCGTTTCCGCATCCCAATGAAGCGTTTCTCCTGGGAAACGCCCTGCAATGGTTCCCAATAAAATGGTTTCCGTCAAACGGGCGGCATAATCAAAAGGTGCGGTTGTGGTATCCTTGCCCAAGCAGGCATCCACAAACTGGTGGTAGTGCTTTGGTCCTTCTGTGCCATAATTACGGATGGGTTCGCCCAAATTATGCTCCTCGGATACTTTGGCAATCTCCTTGGAAATGTCCACATATTTACCGCGCACTATCTTTTTGGGCAATTGCATAAAGTGGGGCAACAACAATCTGCCTTTGGTTCCCACAAACATGGCCCCTTGTTCTGGAAGTTCGTTTTCTCCTGCCACTCCGGCGTCCAAGGAGATACTGTTCCCGTCACTTTTTTGGGCAGCAGCGTTGTCTTTTTTCATTTCCATTCCGGGCAACATCAGGTCTTCGTGCATTTCTGGTGCACCGGGGCCATCGTACCAAATCCATTTTAAGGACTTTCCTGTGTACTTGGTGCCAGGGAATTCATAGGTGACCGTATTCTTTTCCGGGAAACCAAATCCGTTGGGAGGGCGGCATTCCGTCATAATGGTTCTGGGTACATCAAGCTCCAACGCATTGTAAGGCGTATCAAAAATATGGACTCCCATGTCGCCCAAGGTACCACAGCCGTAATCCATCAATTTTCTCCAGTTTCCTGGGTGGTACATGTCCTTTTTGTAAGGTCGTTTGGTGGAAGTGCCCAACCAAAGGTTCCAATCCAATTGCTCTGGAACCGGATCTTCGCCTTCGGGCAATGGTCCATCATACCCCCAATTTTTGGGCGACCATGCATGTACCGTATGAACTTTACCGATGATTCCGGACTGAATCAAAAGTGTGGCCAATTTATAATCGTAAAAGGAGTGCACCTGAATCCCCATTTGCGTCACCAAACCTTTCTCGGCGGCCACCCGTTTCATTTCCCTGGATTCGGAAACATAGTGGGTGAGCGGTTTTTGACAGTACACGGGCTTGTCCATGTTCATTGCCATCAATGAGGCAGGGGCGTGTGTATGGTCGGGCGTGGAAACGATGACCGCATCGATTTCATCTCCCATTTCTTCCAACATCACACGATAGTCAAAAAAGATACGTGCGCCCGGATGCATTTTGTGCGCAGCCGATAGGTTGAGGGCATCCACATCGCAAAGAGCGATAACTTCAACTGCTTCATGGGAGGATACGGCCTTGAGGTCCTCCATGCCCATATTTCCTACGCCAATATGTGCCGTTCTTAGTTTGTCTTTGGGGAATCCTGCCTTAAGAATGGAAGGCGCCAACATTATTCCCAGTGCTCCCACACTACTCTTTTTGATAAATTCTCTTTTGTTCATGGTCTGGAGGTTATTATAGTTTTCTAATTTTTATGTTTCTGAACCAAATTGGGCTCGCATGATCTTGTAGGGCAATGTAGCCCGTTTTGTATTTCCCATAATCGGGAGCGTTGTCCCATTTCCCTGAATTCTTTTTGGCTTTCCAGTCTTCGGACCAAGGCTCAAACTCCAATAGTTTTTTGCCGTTGAGCCAATGCTCTACTTTTTCTGGAGTGAACACAATTTTTGAGGAATTCCATTCCCCAATGGGGTTCAGTTGCTTTTGCGATTCGTCTGCCGTATGCATGGCGTAGTCCGCTCCAGTTTTTTGCCAATCTTGAAGGAGTTCGGGATGTTCGGCGCCAAACTGTGAGTTGTACCCGGTTAGATCGTGGATATCGGCATAATTCTCATCATCGATGATCTGATATTCAGGCGATACCTCCGGCGGGCCATCGTAGCCTTCCTTAACGTGATAAAAAATGCCACTGTTGGCTCCTTCGGGGATTTTCCATTCCAGATAAAGCTCAAAATTGTCAAACTCTTCTGCGCCGTAGATAATATCCTTGCCACCGGTATAATCCTGTTCAAGTCCCAATTCGGTATCGAACGTAAGTACGCTGTCCTTAATGGTCCATCCAGGCGGGAGGGAGTCCATGTTATAGCCCCGCCAGCCGTCCAAACTGGTGCCATCGAACAAATACACCCATTCGGGTTGTTCTGTGGTTGTTTCGGGAGGGGTTGATTGTTCTTTTTGTTTGGATTGGTCTTTGCAAGCGGCCAACGCCAAAAAGATGGCGGCAAGCCTCAAAAATTTAAGCATGGTTTAGGTTTTGATTTTTATATGCTGGGTTAAAGTACAAAATATTGGATAACTTTTTTGTTGCTTTTTATTACATTTAAGGCTGACTAACTCAACACTTTAAAAATGAAGATTTGCTTTTTCAAGATCGGTATGCTCTTGCTTACCGCAACACTGTTTATTTCACCGGTCCATTCCCAGCGTAGGAACAAAAAACAAAGTGGGCCACAATACCCCGAAGAACTTTATTCTAGTTTGGAATACCGATTGATCGGGCCTTTCCGTGGTGGACGTTCCGGAACCGTTGCTGGAGTGCCAGGAAAACCTAACCTATACTATTTTGGAGCCACAGGAGGTGGAGTTTGGAGAACTAAAGACGGTGGTGGCACCTGGGAGAATATCTCCGATGGTTACTTCGGAGGAAGTATTGGTGCCGTTGAAGTGGCCCAAAGCGACCCCAATGTCATTTATGTCGGTGGTGGAGAACAGACCGTTCGTGGTAATGTCTCCTCTGGTTACGGAGTCTGGAAGACAGTGGATGCCGGAAAAACATGGACATCGTTGGGATTGGATGAAAGCCGACATATTTCTAGAATGAGAATCCACCCAAAGGACCACAACATTGTTTACGCTGCGGTAATGGGCAATCTGTATAAACCCACTACCGAAAGAGGTGTTTACAAAAGCACGAATGGAGGCGAAACTTGGGAAAAAGTGCTGTATGCCAATGATATGGCGGGAGCCGTTGACCTTACCTTTGATCCGAACAACCCAAGGATTTTGTATGCTTCCACATGGAGGATACAACGCACACCTTACAACTTGAGCAGTGGTGGAGTAGGTTCCGCCCTTTGGAAGAGTACCGATAGCGGTGAAACATGGACGGAGATTTCCAAAAATAAGGGCTTCGCAACCGATACATTGGGTATCATTGGAGTGGCCGTAAGCCCAGTCAACAGCAATAGGGTGTGGGCCATGGTAGAAAACAAGGAAAAAGGAGGTCTCTACCGTTCCGATGATGCCGGAGCTACATGGACCTTGGTCAACAGTGATAGAAGTCTAAGGCAACGAGCGTGGTACTATACCCGTGTCTATGCCGACACCAATAATGAAGATGTAGTCTATGTACTCAACGTGAGCTATCATAAAAGTACGGATGGAGGAAAGACCTTCAAATCCAACAACGCACCTCACGGAGACCACCATGATCTTTGGATTGCACCTGAAGATTCCAACCGTATGATCATGGCCGATGATGGTGGTGCCCAAGTAAGTTTTGATGGCGGTGAAACGTGGAGTACCTATCACAATCAACCTACGGCACAGTTTTACCGGGTTACTACGGATGATGCGTTCCCATATCGAATTTATGTGGCGCAGCAGGACAACTCTACCATCAGAATCAATTACCGAAGTGATGATGGATCTATTGGAGAGGATGATTGGGAAGAAACAGCAGGAGGTGAATCCGCACATATTGCCGTGGACCCTGAAAACAACGATATTGTGTATGGCGGGAGCTACGGAGGCTTTTTGACCCGTGTGAACCATGCCAACAAAACGGTAAGAGCAGTAAATGTATGGCCCGACAACCCGATGGGACACGGTGCCGAAGGGATGAAGTACCGTTTTCAATGGAACTTCCCCATCATGTTCAGCAAGCACGACCCCAATAAACTGTACACCTTTTCCAACCATGTTCACATGACGACCAACGAAGGTCAAAGCTGGGAACTGTTGAGTGGTGATTTAACCCGAAACGACCCTACCAAACTGGTTTCCAGTGGTGGACCCATCACTCAAGATAATACCAGTGTGGAATACTACTGTACCATTTTTGCCGCCAATGAAAGCCCATTGAAGGAAGGTCTGCTTT is drawn from Flagellimonas sp. MMG031 and contains these coding sequences:
- a CDS encoding SPFH domain-containing protein produces the protein MDIFGKIKEKLSNEFIDIVEWLDYTDDTIAHRFERYQNEIKNGAKLIVREGQTAVFINEGQLADVFGPGTYDLTTQNLPILATLKGWKYGFNSPFKAEVYFVNTHLFTDEKWGTKSPITLSDDRFGLVEIRAFGTYAFKISDAGKFIKDIVGTDSNFTNFEINEHLKSLIATRFTNTVGQANLPIELYAANTTELSDTCREVMSPEFESVGISLEKFYIENVSMPEDLKKEIFEYSRIDKLDLDKLTKFKTAKAIEAAAQNEGGTAGAGMGMGMGFVLAQQMGGMMGGNAQAAPQQVAQPMGGAVPPPMPTPTMYYYASNGVQHGPVTFEQMQSLFASRTINRDSLVWKQGMSAWTALKEIEELKSFLGGKTPPPLPTE
- a CDS encoding DUF4328 domain-containing protein yields the protein MTRSERLVSCKQCKNRYLDFNKGLLCNLTGKEADFEGECQDFEQDVSNTYIRKPKEAIRPNTNRALWAQYLIWAILGFSLFSLLSSYLQYDLLLKVQEGFYVSEHELTNNDLREGVVGIITIVLYVTSVILFIRWFRRAYYNLNSRGNTTYDEGWAAGSWFVPIINLFRPYQIMKEIDDENCRLIEKHSQKPISKSSILIGFWWAAWIIGGILGRYIFKSGLNAETLEELMASTQADMLGIVFDVPLSLLAIFTIREISKKEDLLFQLEEKSLEKTQA
- a CDS encoding DUF2237 domain-containing protein is translated as MDKNVLGSSLISCCLEPKTGYYRDGFCKTGIDDTGKHVVCAIMTDEFLQFSKSKGNDLITPMPFYQFPGLKAGDKWCLCASRWKEAYLEGVAPPVVLEATHEKALKYVSFESLLEHKA
- a CDS encoding Ig-like domain-containing protein codes for the protein MERINLNQFSFIVALLAVFLITPAMLHAQKAAPVAADDSYTAGLNSTLNVAASNGLLQNDSDANGNATMSVQTTPVADVANGVLNLNSDGSFDYTPNAGFIGTDSFTYRVCDDGSPSEVVSRFDFDTPTITTATIGPNATSVNPNAAQTGCGIHFPTGSGGSTGFDIVVPNTSGIFNFTSFEVSFEYQDQESQADIVTAGNFRIYHFRPNEMGLEIDVVNSVTGLTETFTQDFGNFLSGNNPYSVAYNEATGEVTYTANGSSTVYAVAPPNSPLDSSLATDIIIGERMDGSGSSTPSLCSMEFVDNSVLCDEADVSLSVIATVITNRNITYRVNKN
- a CDS encoding DinB family protein, producing MSSTLEYWLSGSVPHVPALLQPAAHALLQSVREVKEYLAKFPEEQLWEKAYGRASVGFHLRHMTGVLDRLLTYAKQEPLTKEQFEFLKNEGNGEGAPTSEQLISALEDKVNEALIYFKTIPENTLTDERFVGRKKLPTTLIGLLFHAAEHSQRHVGQLLVTVSVVKGQ
- a CDS encoding Gfo/Idh/MocA family oxidoreductase, whose translation is MNKREFIKKSSVGALGIMLAPSILKAGFPKDKLRTAHIGVGNMGMEDLKAVSSHEAVEVIALCDVDALNLSAAHKMHPGARIFFDYRVMLEEMGDEIDAVIVSTPDHTHAPASLMAMNMDKPVYCQKPLTHYVSESREMKRVAAEKGLVTQMGIQVHSFYDYKLATLLIQSGIIGKVHTVHAWSPKNWGYDGPLPEGEDPVPEQLDWNLWLGTSTKRPYKKDMYHPGNWRKLMDYGCGTLGDMGVHIFDTPYNALELDVPRTIMTECRPPNGFGFPEKNTVTYEFPGTKYTGKSLKWIWYDGPGAPEMHEDLMLPGMEMKKDNAAAQKSDGNSISLDAGVAGENELPEQGAMFVGTKGRLLLPHFMQLPKKIVRGKYVDISKEIAKVSEEHNLGEPIRNYGTEGPKHYHQFVDACLGKDTTTAPFDYAARLTETILLGTIAGRFPGETLHWDAETAQFKEEKANQFLAGDYRDF
- a CDS encoding DUF1080 domain-containing protein, producing MLKFLRLAAIFLALAACKDQSKQKEQSTPPETTTEQPEWVYLFDGTSLDGWRGYNMDSLPPGWTIKDSVLTFDTELGLEQDYTGGKDIIYGAEEFDNFELYLEWKIPEGANSGIFYHVKEGYDGPPEVSPEYQIIDDENYADIHDLTGYNSQFGAEHPELLQDWQKTGADYAMHTADESQKQLNPIGEWNSSKIVFTPEKVEHWLNGKKLLEFEPWSEDWKAKKNSGKWDNAPDYGKYKTGYIALQDHASPIWFRNIKIRKL
- a CDS encoding glycosyl hydrolase, with the translated sequence MKICFFKIGMLLLTATLFISPVHSQRRNKKQSGPQYPEELYSSLEYRLIGPFRGGRSGTVAGVPGKPNLYYFGATGGGVWRTKDGGGTWENISDGYFGGSIGAVEVAQSDPNVIYVGGGEQTVRGNVSSGYGVWKTVDAGKTWTSLGLDESRHISRMRIHPKDHNIVYAAVMGNLYKPTTERGVYKSTNGGETWEKVLYANDMAGAVDLTFDPNNPRILYASTWRIQRTPYNLSSGGVGSALWKSTDSGETWTEISKNKGFATDTLGIIGVAVSPVNSNRVWAMVENKEKGGLYRSDDAGATWTLVNSDRSLRQRAWYYTRVYADTNNEDVVYVLNVSYHKSTDGGKTFKSNNAPHGDHHDLWIAPEDSNRMIMADDGGAQVSFDGGETWSTYHNQPTAQFYRVTTDDAFPYRIYVAQQDNSTIRINYRSDDGSIGEDDWEETAGGESAHIAVDPENNDIVYGGSYGGFLTRVNHANKTVRAVNVWPDNPMGHGAEGMKYRFQWNFPIMFSKHDPNKLYTFSNHVHMTTNEGQSWELLSGDLTRNDPTKLVSSGGPITQDNTSVEYYCTIFAANESPLKEGLLWVGSDDGLIHVTKDGGQTWENVTPPNMPEWNMINSIEPSAFDEGTCYVAATRYKLGDFAPYLYKTTDYGKTWTKITDGIEDEHFTRVVREDPKRKGLLYAGTETGMYISFNDGAQWEKFQLNLPIVPITDLTIKDDNLIVATQGRSIWVIDDLTVLHQLDNAKKSADAILYKPRDSYRTKGRASRRPSKTEGENLPNGVITHFYLKDVSEKDSIALTYTKMNGDTLATYSTYAKEKDKKLEAKKGGNTYVWDTRGKGAERLDGMILWWANLSGPKAVPGTYKVHLNVNGETQSENFTILPDPRAEVTVADMQKQYDFITEVNETVDKAHQSIKKIRAINGKLDEFIKKYKDEEATKALVEKAKSLKEEFGSVEKALYQTQNRSNQDPLNFPIRLTNKLAHLNSLVSLDDFPPTEQDIAVKNEMTQKINEQLRTFDNLMDKEIATFNEEFNQLKLDYLSIEE